The sequence AAGCCGTAAGCCGACAATTTTAAGTCGTTCTTTTCGATACTGTAGGAAAAAAGCTCTAAAAGCCGGGATACAAACGGTAGCAGATATTGTTTCTCAATTATCCAATTTTCACTTTTCAGCAGATCATATAAGACCCGTATTCGGTGCCGGGCTGATTTTACATCGGAAAACAAAGTACTTTGAATATCTGAtagcattaaattaaaaattgttgtTTGTCCGTTGTTGTAGTAAAGAATTACTTCCAAAATTTGTACAACGAAACTTTCAAACTGCCATAAGTCGACGTTACTTAAAAATTTAAAGGTTATTTTGATGGTGATTTCACTTCGTTCTGGGCTTAAATTGTTTATAGTGTCTTGGAAAACTGTTTCAGCCCTAATAAAATTACGCTTAAGGCACCAATTCCAGTTACGTGATTTGAGATTATTAATTTTCAATCTCATGccaaagaaatataaaatagtcAAAACACAAAGCAGCAGTTCTTCAAAATCAACTTCTTGTAAATTTTTTCTAGTACTTTCATGTAAAATTTGTTCGATTTTATTCATAGCGCTGATTTTAAGTCGTTCATAGGATGGATTTAAGTTCATTGGCAGATAGTTGACATGAAGTTGGTTAATTTTGTCTTGTAAATCCTGGGTACTCAAGATCGTTTTTGCTTTAAAAAGCATAGTAATATTATGCAGTATATGTCTCTTAAATTATCATTTCGTTTCCATAGTAGCTGTTAGAAACAATAGCGTTTTTTCTAGTAACTACCTGAATCAATCCACTCAACATCTTTGATTGTTTTTGAAAACATAACGAAAAATCTAAAACTCTTACGGCATTGTgcttattgtaatttaaattacttgacACAAAAAGTTTCTATACAATCACACACGATAACATTATTGACGCTAGTTTATAAATACGTAGGAacctcttattttattttatttttgaacataTCCACCTGACAACTAAAACAGTAAGTTTATATCTTTggacagttttatttatttattatctatgatgATATCGTTCTAATGTCAAAATTAGGAAAGTATATTGATTACTTACAAATTCTCCTTGACAATAGTGGTCTGGAAATGTAGGTTTCATTCTCAACACGATTGCCATTTCATATTTGActataaaatttgtttatttatttataatttttaaattataaaattacataaataaaaatcacatacttaatattaaaacagttgATAACTGTAACTCTTGTAAAGGACAATCTCAGCCTGCATTGAGTAAAACGAAAAACaaagattaaaaaattaaagaaaacccAAAATAATAAACCTACTAAGCAGTAATGAGAGGTTGagttttaataaacatttattaatttgtttatttttattgcttagatgggtggacgagctcacagcccaactggtgttaagtgattactggagcccatagacatccacaacgtaaatgcgccacccaccttgagatataagttctaaggtctcaagtatagttataacagctgccccacccttcaaaccgaaacgcattactgcttcacggcagaaatagacagggtggtggtacccacccgcacggactcacaagagatcctaccaccagtatttctgGAAATAGGAAGGGAATCGCTAAATATGTAAAAGTTTTCAGCTTAactaattgaattattatttatcaaactTAGAGGTTCCGTTGTAGAAATATAGCGCATCGGTCAATCCGTGTATGCATTTTGCTGGTCGAAAACGATATGATCTTTGTCGTCATCGAAAATTTCATAAAGACGTTTTAGTCATGAAGCCCTCCTGAAATGGGAACAATTacttgcgattccgatccggtcgtagattttgcgaagcactgctgttgctagtgCCAATTAGCACTCTTCCAGGCTGAGCTGCGTTAGCTTATCTACCACCACCCAGAGCGTAGCTACCGggcagcgaataagtaggggaaaaaagttACTTAGTTGTAAATATGAGGATAAACTAAAATTTCATACATTAAAAAGGACAGGAATAGGTCGGTAATTCGATATCGTTTTTGCGTTTCTATAAAAGGGAACAATTCTAGCTTTGGTGGGAGATTATTTTGCCTTACTGagttcaattaatattttatatactaataaataaaaaagcactcAGCAACGGtcgcgaaatttaaaaaaaaagttgaaattgaATTGCTGTTTAATCTGCAATTCAAAGTAGACTGGCCTCTAACCAAATAATTACATTGCCACTTATGTCTCATAAAACGAATCAATAGAGCGTGAAAATAGAAGCCTGCTTATAATAATAACCCGATGAATGGTATCTGCTGATTGGTATCGAAAACAGAATGAAAGTGTTTACGTAACTTAACTTCCAATGTTTCCGAGTGCAGACTCGGCACGCACTGCGTTCAAGTGAAGGCGCGTATCAAACAAAACACCCATTTACGAAGCGAACAATTGCTACGAAATATTACGACATATACTGAACGCCTCAATTACGTATATCACTTAcgtattattacaattttccaATTTTGAAGTTGTACCGAACAAATAATTTAGTTGTTAACTGTGGCGTGGACGGTGCATAGAAAGCAGTTTgttaatattcttttaaaaaaaaatagatccaGCAAGTAATTACTAGTATTGAACTGTAACCGATAAAACTTACAAGCTAACGTTCATTTTTGAGTTGTTGTGATAATAGGGCATATTGGAAAATATTATACCATTATTATAAGAATTAAAAGTGGtcgttttgttgttgttgtacaTATTTTACGCAACAATGAAACAGCTGATGCCCATAATTATTTTGAAGGACAGGTTGTGGGCAGGGGAGTGACATAAACAACTAAATTAATgttatatcaaaataataatttggatgACACCGTAGGTAGCTAGTTATGAAGACGAAAGTAATCGGCCTCTGGATGGGAAATTTGTCATATAAATTAAAAGgtttgattaataataaaaacatatctcAATCAATCTTATATTAAATGTATCCAGTCTCATTACAAATCAGTCTTcaaaattatgtatatatataaattatgaatggACTGAAATCTTAaatctagttttattattccaCGACATATCTAACCTACGCCAATTAAACAATTTGTATGACTCTCGCGTAACATAATAGCGACAATGAACTCTTTTTACGAACTAATTCCATGTTTACAAAGAGATGCATTAGCGGTTTTCACTTACATGCTGCTGATGTGAACTATtagtaattaaatgaaataaattacacaTAAAAAGGTAGAACCATTGGTGGGAATTTTGAAGCTATTGTTTGTTCGTTGTCTTCGAGCTATCTTGTGCGACGGGAACTTGCTGTGCCACAGGGTATGACGCGGGCGTGTAGGTTTGTGCTACGTACGGACCGGGGCCGGTTTGTTCTTGCAGCTTCTCCGCCTCTTCAGGAGCTACTGGGCACATGCAGGGCACAAGTTGAACGTGTTGCAAAGAGACAGGCGTCAGGCTTGCACCGGCCGGAATACTAATGGGGATAGGTGCCATGCTCTGCTGCATCTGAAGCTCAGGTTGGTATTGTGGTGCTTGCATCTGATACATCTTGCGCGAGTCATAAGGCGTGTACGTATATTGGTAGCGGATGGCCGGCGAAATATTAGGTGACATCGGTTGCAGCCATGTCTTCTGTTGTGTTGGTTGTCTGTTCGAATAAGGAATCATTGAAGTATCTTTAATTAAGCataacttgaaaattttgttttttatgttaaatagtCTAGAGGAAGAGGtggacctaagaagaaatggatggattgtgtgaaagacgatatgggtaggaggggagtgagcgaagaaatggtatatgatagaagagtatggaaggagaaaacatgttgcgccgaccccaggtgactgggagaagggcaggataatgatgatgatgttaaatAGTCTAGAATTTGCGACAACAAGTACTCACGAAGGTTCCGAGCCCCACTTCAGGAAGAAAGCCTCGGATGATGCAACAAGGCCGACGCTCACGAGGAAGAACATCTGCAAATATACTCCACTTACATTTCCAGATCTGAACATAGCGCGCGAACGgaggtaaaataaaacaatagcaaTGGAGAACGGCGACAATAgacttggaaaaaaaaaactacagcaCAGCAAAGCATTCTGCATACAACAATTTTAACATTAACGTTTCTAATGCATTGCATTATACATACAATGTTATTGGGTTAACAGAAAAATACTTCCGTACAAAATCAGTGAAGTCGTCTTGCCTGAACTTTTGAtataagaatattatttatttaactattacATAAAACAGAAGGATTTATAGTAAACAAATAATTCGCATAGAAGCTTCTGTGTGTTTTATTGAAATCGGGTAAGTTAAAATGACATGTGATTGATATACAAGTTAAAAAGTTCAAATTATTAAGATACCATTTCATGAcactattctttttttaaattttatattccaAAAAGCCTGAGAAACATAGTTTAGAGGCGAGCTATGTCTCGACCTATACAATAAACAGATCCATTAAAAGGATACCCATAACTAGCCTACTTATATTTTTCAAGACAATTCTATCTAATAATTATCTTTTTAAGAGGTTGGTCAAGTCTTGTCAATCACAACCCGCTTTCGAGACTGTAATTAGATACGTATGTATGTCGTTAACATAAAACATCTTCATCACGATTGGACCATGTTGAAGATTTAATTATacgttttttaactttttataaACATCAAAGACTTTTTGAACAAAGCGATTTCAAAAAATCTGGCTTTGCTATGATTGTTTTCATAGCTTTTTTGATACTGTTAATTGTTGTCCGGAATAGATCGCTTTTAGAAATAAGTTTGCCTATGTTGGCCTCTTGTTTTCTGATTGATttgtaattcatatttattttttgttgtgcaataaagaataaTCTACTCTAATCATTCGTATATCACTTTAATCTTATCCATTCACACGCTACATGAATCAGATTACATCAGAGCTTAAGTTagcttttttttcaataacataaaaaatcCAATAATTTGCTAGACGGAAACATTACAAAGTAATTTGGAGCGACCCGTGGATAATCGTTAAATGCTACGCTAGTCCCGGCCCATAAATGTTTTCTTTCATGGGTCTTCAATTCGGTCAATGACATTCAAAATACTAGACGAGACAACACATTCTCAATTACCAGAATAGTACTGTAGTAATAATAAGAAGTACGaatgctttaaaaatataaaaaacggcTTGTCATTGCATCTGAAATAACACTATGAATGAGATAACACTCAAAACACTTTCAATTTGTGTTGATATGTCCATTAAACTCAATGCATAGCTGGGCGTTAGATCTCGGCGGTTAACAAAAAACTGACAACGAGCAACAAAGGGATGACTTGCACTGCATCTGTTCTCATCAGGTAACCATTGAACCTTGTTATTGACTATTAAATTGAAAGTTTGTCCAACAATAGACAAATCACTGAGCACGATCAATGTAAACATGTTAAGTGATAAACGCATTATCTATTCGGCTTTTATATAGACCGGTATTGATTCAATGACAATTTCACGAGATTTAACTTAAACGATTGATTTTTATGTATCATTAGGGAGTTTTTATGTCCcgtttgaattattttatgttgttGAATGAAAAGtctaaatttaacattttatacGCAATAAGATGAATGGAATGTTTGTCAAAATTGATAATGGTTTCTAAGACTTGCCTTAACCTGGAAAACAACACGTAAAAAGACCGAATATAGTACCAACATGTTTGGACTGCATTggtaattaattaactaatgttttgttcattcatttattttgaCGCTAACTTGAGCTTGTATGCACTATGATACACAGTGTGTTTAAGAGTCAgttcgaggttttttttttactttcgaaattaaaatataaaactaaggaacattaaattttattaaaattaaatgattctTGATTGATTTTGAATATGGATCTCAACTGAAAATTTActtaatgaaataatattaaaattaaataaatatctgtATGAGCTTGAATCTAAAATAAGTATACGTCTAATATCAAGTAAGtttatatgttatatattaatattaatatttagttaTTCAATTCATTAAGTTCTTAATTTCATGGAGCGAAATTAAGTTTGAGACAAAATGTTTACAGCATTGAGTCAGCCTGTGTACACTCGATAGTTTTCTGaactatataaaattaaatttttattattattatttttattaggtattaaaaataaagtatataattttaaaatgcaaTCCGAGAAACAATGcttatttaagtatataaattcGCATTAAGTAAAAACGCAAAGCTCATAATTCAACTCACCATTCTGTTAATATCCGGATGCATTTCACTGGTCAAGTTGCAGTAATGAGAAGAACTAAACAAAACAACGGCTTCCACGTTCGGCACCTGCGGGCCTTATCCCAATACTGGTGCTCGAAGCCGACTTAAGGATTAAGAAGCCTTAACACAAAAAAAGCCTCAGTTATTTTGGGAACGAAGATGCGTGCACCTACTTCGGGCGCGGAATGACCGATCCCTGGAGACCAGTCGTTTTTTATACACCGTTTCAGAAACATTCCGCCTTTAAAAGCCGGTCTCCGACCTCAACatgatgtataataataatcttattaaCTTATCTACACTCCTATCTTTACTAAGAGGTACCGTTACATTAGCCCGATTTTAAATAGGAGTTTCGTAGACACTGTCCACTTAAGATAATTTCACACTTTTTTCCCGAAGCGGCTTAAGTGTTTTGACATGAATTTTTTGAGAGGATGTTCGGGTGAGTAGCCCGCGCTCGCGCTCCGGTGCACCCTAATAGTAGGGAAGGATGCGGCTGACACTCGTGTCGAATTGCACCGACGAGTCCATTACTGGTTGCACTTGCATCAGTACGCTTCAGCGCGATGACTTTTTCTGATTCTCCATGCATGAAATCATAAATCGGTCGGACTCTACGTAATGAACACACAAGATAATGTAAAATTGTTTAGATTGAAATCATTATTAGTACATTTTATAACTACATATTACTCAAGCTAACGAAGCTTAAGGAAGTAATGATTTTGCTACTAATTGTGTTATGTTAACCAAATGGTTATGCATAAtgtaaatcctttttttttcactcatgtaaaattttcattagtaTGATATATAAAttgctttattaaaaaaaaatcgttatacAGCCCCGAAAGCTGGGACTTTTATagaataactagctgtacccatccgctacgctgggcatttaaaattaacattattattcctCACTCccgcaaagattctcatcattaacgcccccgcaactggtgtagagagtccaacactcatataaatattagcctatccattaagtacacatattttctacatggataccaagttacaagtcaatcggatgcatggttcagtagttaaaacggaacatccgtaaaaaccactatagatttatatattagtatagatatagatagattacaATCGTCATTAACGGCAAACCATACTTTTTGTTAACTTatggtaattaattattaaaggtTTTAGCTCATTACATTTCGTGAAAGTGCCATGTATTTActagataacttttttttattatattcttaatattaattaaattccgTTCCATTTTACCGTTCTATCTACGCTTTTTTGTAAAATTCTAATTAGATCCTGCATTATTCACGGTTTATGTCTTGAGATCAATACAATTATACTCGTACCTtgcatttaaaacaaaaaaaagaaggtccGAATTGAGAAGGTTATCATGAAAATAAGTAGGggtatgtatattaataatacgcttttattagtttctgacgtatgtatgttagtatgtaacggaatcttttaaCATGATCTTGACCCCTTTCAAatcgtcggattaactcgaaatttagcatacttattaaggaccgattacaattcaatattttaaaaaaaaattgcaaaaatttaaatttaactaaaaaatgaaaaataaataatagtttaaaacgcttttatagaagatccaactaaaaaatagaaaataaatcttaataaatttgaattaaaattaatgtaaaaaaatgattttattgtaaaaaaagcgtgggttgcatggtatcagtagtagttataaatattttatgaacagatatgagttgaagggttattttgataatagccTATACACATCAATATAAATACAATCCTATTtgataataaaagcgtattttttgagttttgtaaaactattatttttttgatttttttttgcaacttaAACACTCTTTTgtgaaatcattaaaaaaacgcAGCATGGTTTAAGATCTTTAATAtctttttcataaataattcggtaatttaatacatatcattattattaagtttgGTACAAACAATCTATACTTGAGTAAAGACTGACACAacgaatcaattttttttaaaggcctAATTTAGATTGATAGTGCAAAAATATGTACTGCTGTATTGGGGATATTATATAGCAGAAGAAGCAAAATATTATGAaaccattattattacatttacagATTCTATTTTTACTCTTCCTGATCGTCATTCTCTTCGTCAAAGTTAAATCTTCGCATTCCATCGAAACGAAAACCGTAGGCGGGCGCGTTCTTCACATCCACCAGCGCCGGGTTGCGGTAGTTGTAGAAACTACCATGTCCATGAGCAGGTCTCGACGACCCGTTTGGTATGCCGTGTGTTTCTCGTGGATAAAACGCTTCGAACTGTCCGCTAGATGGCAGGACATCTTTTAAGCTTTTGTCTTCGGGATCGTAGGGACGACACATAGATGGCACCACTATTAATAAGGCACCGCAAAATATGAGCAGCATTATACGCATctggaaaaacaatttttaagcaACTAAAACTCTATGTGCGTGAATATACCAAACAATGAACATACATACGGAGATTGTCTAGGACGTTGCAGTTGAAAAACACGATTTAATCAGAAACAGAGGACGATTGCGCAATGAATTCGCGTAGAAAACTAAATAGGCAATAGGTAGCAGTTGATCACcttgaaacaacaaaaaaatatgctaaaaCAAAACGGGGGACAGTGACGCGCGCGGTTCCGTAACACAACACTTTCCCTTTGAACGTTACTGAGGCACTGACGTTGTTTGTTGCCACAATTCAACTTGATCATACATGAAATATTTCGCGTTAAATGTTATTAAGCTATTAGACCATAGGTGGTTCTGCTGCGTAGAGTTTATTGACGTTACACTTCATAGATTCCAATGCGCAGTGACCGGTAGTTATTTGAGAGGaccaaaaataataaacgctaATGCCGtatgttgtatttatttaaaaatatcttcaCAACTTACgtttacctactagttaaaaaCGCTAAATGGCAAAAAGTAGGTACATTTTTACACAGGAAACTCACTTAGTCCTGGAAAAACACCAGGTCTCACAATTTGTGATTTTgtcttttaataaataacaaaaataattaaataagatttgtaaaaaaaaaacgatttattacaaagttacaaactaatataatatcaaaAGCAATAGACACTGGGACGTGTTAGTTTGCTTGAAACGTTTCATTATTCGAGTGAGTTAACATGGAAGAATAGGTATATTTAGAAGTTATAATAACGGTAGTTGCCGTTTCGTTAAGAAATACAATGTATGCTAAACTATATTCGGGCAATTTTGGGCGAAAACTATTACAAATCGAGTATGCTCTACCTGTTCAACTGAAGCTACACAAACAactaattgaaaatataattactacctaattaaattattagacgCTACCCTTCACATGTAAACTCTATGATCAATCCCTACAATTGCATTCGGACGTTGTTCTACAGtgacatttaaaaaagaaatactgGTGAATACAGCATCTATTAATCGAACCTAAACAATCTTCCCATATCACTCTCATACATACTCATACATGTAAAAAATTGTGAATACAAATTTACCAACGGTATTTTTATTCCAAATTCAATAAtactttgtttttaaattaccttATGATTACATTCCTTACTTTTACACAAACATACATAAGAAGTTTGTTTAGTTCCAATTTCAGTGGTTTAATTTGTCATTGTataaatttttctttaaatcaaACATTAGCTATTTCTACGGTTAtgtacaaaacaataaaatagtgATATTCAACATATTTTCTAAAGT is a genomic window of Bombyx mori chromosome 1, ASM3026992v2 containing:
- the LOC101736058 gene encoding uncharacterized protein LOC101736058 isoform X2 — encoded protein: MFVRLNHIMFFLVSVGLVASSEAFFLKWGSEPSQPTQQKTWLQPMSPNISPAIRYQYTYTPYDSRKMYQMQAPQYQPELQMQQSMAPIPISIPAGASLTPVSLQHVQLVPCMCPVAPEEAEKLQEQTGPGPYVAQTYTPASYPVAQQVPVAQDSSKTTNKQ
- the LOC101736058 gene encoding uncharacterized protein LOC101736058 isoform X1: MHPDINRMMFFLVSVGLVASSEAFFLKWGSEPSQPTQQKTWLQPMSPNISPAIRYQYTYTPYDSRKMYQMQAPQYQPELQMQQSMAPIPISIPAGASLTPVSLQHVQLVPCMCPVAPEEAEKLQEQTGPGPYVAQTYTPASYPVAQQVPVAQDSSKTTNKQ
- the LOC105842174 gene encoding uncharacterized protein LOC105842174 isoform X2; this translates as MRIMLLIFCGALLIVVPSMCRPYDPEDKSLKDVLPSSGQFEAFYPRETHGIPNGSSRPAHGHGSFYNYRNPALVDVKNAPAYGFRFDGMRRFNFDEENDDQEE
- the LOC105842174 gene encoding uncharacterized protein LOC105842174 isoform X1, translated to MIKLNCGNKQRQCLSNVQRESVVLRNRARHCPPFCFSIFFCCFKMRIMLLIFCGALLIVVPSMCRPYDPEDKSLKDVLPSSGQFEAFYPRETHGIPNGSSRPAHGHGSFYNYRNPALVDVKNAPAYGFRFDGMRRFNFDEENDDQEE